In Phragmites australis chromosome 24, lpPhrAust1.1, whole genome shotgun sequence, the following are encoded in one genomic region:
- the LOC133907259 gene encoding photosystem II protein D1-like, whose protein sequence is MVRCFIPTLLTATSVFIIAFIAVPPVDIDGIREPVSGSLLYGNNIISGAIIPTSAAIGLHFYPIWEAASVDEWLYNGGPYELIVLHFLLGVACYMGREWELSFHLVMRPFAAATAVFLIYPIGQGSFSDGMPLGISGTFNFMIVFQAEHNILMHPFHMLGVAGVFGGSLFSAMHGSLVTSSLIRETTENESANEGYKFGQEEETYNIVAAHDYFGRLIFQYASFNNSRSLHFFLAAWPVVGIWFIALGISTMVFNLNGFNFNQSIVDSQGRIINTWADIINRANRGMEVMHERNAHNFPLDLAALEVPSLNG, encoded by the coding sequence atggttcggtgttttATCCCTACCTTATTGACCGCAACTTCCGTATTTATTATCGCCTTCATCGCTGTCCCTCCAGTAGATATTGATGGTATTCGTGAGCCTGTTTCTGGTTCTTTACTTTATGGAAACAATATTATCTCTGGTGCCATTATTCCTACTTCTGCGGCGATCGGATTGCATTTTTACCCAATTTGGGAAGCTGCATCTGTTGATGAATGGTTATACAATGGTGGTCCTTATGAGCTAATTGTTCTACACTTCTTACTTGGTGTAGCTTGTTATATGGGTCGTGAGTGGGAACTTAGTTTCCATCTGGTTATGCGTCCTTTTGCAGCTGCTACTGCTGTTTTCTTGATTTACCCTATTGGTCAAGGAAGTTTCTCTGATGGTATGCCTTTAGGAATATCTGGTACTTTCAACTTTATGATTGTATTCCAGGCGGAGCACAACATCCTTATGCATCCATTCCACATGTTAGGTGTAGCAGGTGTATTCGGCGGTTCCCTATTCAGTGCTATGCATGGTTCCTTGGTAACCTCTAGTTTGATCAGGGAAACTACTGAAAATGAATCTGCTAATGAGGGTTACAAATTTGGTCAAGAGGAAGAGACTTATAATATTGTGGCTGCTCACGATTATTTTGGTCGATTAATCTTCCAATATGCTAGTTTCAACAACTCTCGTTCTTTACACTTCTTCTTGGCTGCTTGGCCTGTAGTAGGGATCTGGTTCATTGCTTTAGGTATTAGCACTATGGTATTCAACCTAAATGGTTTCAATTTCAACCAATCTATAGTTGATAGCCAAGGTCGCATTATTAATACTTGGGCTGATATCATCAACCGTGCTAATCGTGGTATGGAAGTAATGCACGAACGTAATGCTCACAACTTCCCTCTAGACCTAGCTGCTCTTGAAGTTCCATCTCTTAATGGATAA